A window of the Sabethes cyaneus chromosome 1, idSabCyanKW18_F2, whole genome shotgun sequence genome harbors these coding sequences:
- the LOC128744944 gene encoding cartilage oligomeric matrix protein-like, which yields MASHYSFAFVLLLSMVATIWTRSSPPSTAVGCYGDARDYYFQQSMLLADMLPRNSPFAPDKCRLAYDMLKQIENLRVVMDKCDRCQAEIVEIPSRGGICGGGLCFEGSSCTDNYRPSTAVCGPCPVGFDGNGTHCIRRNLAKSYSATRCHNA from the exons ATGGCCAGCCATTATAGTTTTGCTTTCGTTTTGCTACTGTCCATGGTGGCAACGATTTGGACCAGAAGCAGCCCGCCGTCCACTGCCGTGGGCTGCTATGGTGATGCCCGAGATTATTACTTCCAACAGTCAATGTTGTTGGCTGATATGTTACCAAGAAATTCTCCATTTGCTCCGGATAAGTGTCGTC TGGCCTATGATATGTTAAAGCAGATCGAAAACTTACGTGTTGTAATGGACAAGTGCGACCGCTGTCAAGCTGAAATAGTTGAAATTCCATCCAGAGGAGGTATCTGCGGTGGCGGATTGTGTTTTGA GGGCTCATCTTGCACCGACAATTACCGGCCTTCAACAGCGGTCTGTGGTCCCTGTCCGGTTGGATTTGACGGCAACGGAACACACTGCATCAGACGAAACTTGGCAAAATCATATTCAGCCACCCGTTGCCACAACGCCTAG